The Oryza brachyantha chromosome 7, ObraRS2, whole genome shotgun sequence genomic interval TTCCATAAGCTCAGAATCCACTGTCATGGGAAAGCACATTGTGAAATAGCAGCGTGTAGACGAAATATTGCGTAggaaatttaagtttttcGAAGGCCCTATGTTTATCTGATTGTGAATTTTTCCTTGGTATGCTTTCTAATCGTCCAAACAATATGTTTTGcaacattttctatataaaaatttctcatattaatgttttgaagTATTTTGAGCTTAGTATTAGTTAATTCAGTTCTTCATATCCTCAAATAACtcttaaaaacagaaaaataaaaaaatatatataataatcacATGAGAACAgaataaaacttaaaaaccccttgaatgatttttttccatctgTATTTCATCTACTACCACCTGTGGGCTGTGGTGCTGAGCGCTCTGCTTTGGATGCCATGCCATGTGAGTGTGTGAGATGGTTGTGACTTGGTAGtgcattttttctcttttactcgtgcttgccaaaatttgaatttttagtcataaatttgaagttgattttggattttttatcaaaatttatttttattattggcttttagattgctaaaaatatgtagatagaagttttattcataaattattttttatttataaatatgttgcacggaaaagccaaataataCTGTTAGTATGTGAGAGGCCGTACGGTGCAGCCAGCCACACCTCTCCAAAATACAATGGACCATAGCAACGCAATACAACAAgcgcatgcagatgcaggcaCGTACTGCTGCACACGCTAGGAAACATAAGACAGGACGGACAGTGGCACCAAAATGCTAGCATACCGGGCGATGCCCGGAACAACCACAAGAAGACATCGCCTGAGCAGGTGAAGCCGATGATGACCTGATTTGATAATGCTCACCTTCTGACTGGAATATATTTACTCTCTTCGTCTAAAAACATCTCTCTTATCGTCCAAACAATATTTACtggaatatatatactactttcgcttgttttatatttgacgccgttgttTTCTAGTTcatgaccattcgttttatttaatatatatatatatatataattattaatattgtgttgttatttgatttattaagcATGGCTTTaacttttgcatatttgcacaaaaaatttaaataaaataaacagttaaatatatattctaaagttaacaatgtcaaataaagaaaaatatagggaTTATATCACcctcctctttttcttatacttatgcttataaaacaaaatttgaatttttaaccttcaGTATGGATTtgtttttagagtttttttattatagtttgttttttagcatttcgtttttagattgctaagaattcctatatatattttattcataaattattttttgtttacaaatatatcgaaACAATGACCCCATATATCTatagaaaactacacaaaCTAGAatgtaattcattttttcagaCCTAATGTATATGTTCTTTACTTTTTCAGATTTAAATACATTTGTCTCTTAGTTTAACAAACTCCAGAGCAATaagcaaataataaaaaagatgaggtCTTCATAGAATAAAAACATGAgatagaaacaaaatattttcgaTATGTCGCTAGCTCTAGCTTTCACTGTTTCACTGTGAATCACCACACCTCACAACTTCACATGATTGATGGCTGGGTTACCTCTTGCATTGGCAGTACTTCACCAGTCCACCGTCGTGGATGCATGCTGCATGGTCAAATCTTTTGGGCAGGCAGCACAGCCATcagccatgccatgccatgccatggtCTGCCTGCAGCATGGACGTCACGTACCCGCAACAAAAACATACTACTACCGCGGATCCACGACTTCTCTGTCTCTAAACGCGGCTGTTACTGCGCGTCGCCGTTCTCAATCTCGGCATCTCTCCCTGTTCGGCGAATATTACGCGTACTTATCGAAACCACAAAGTGAAAccttctatcttttttttaaaagaattttaaccGACCAacgtactttttttaaaaagaattttaacCAACCAACGTACAACTCATGACCAGGTCTATTGGCCGATTCTATAATTTTAGGGGCTTTAGATAAAATGAGTGACATAGGTTATTTAgactaaatattatttacttttaatatatattgtataatcATTTATCCTCTAAAACGATACAATTAAGCATCACTAGCAAGTATTAACTCTTACCGTTATTAGACTCGGTTCTCTCTATACGGTGAATATTACATCTCTCACAGTCCAAGCAACTAGGACCCGTAGCTCTAGGAAAAAATATGAGCTGAAAAACCTATAGAGCAACGAGACCTACAATGCACATTTGTCCTTAGAGTCTCCCTAGCCATCAAAAGGGAGCATTTGTCCTTAGAGTCTCCCTAGCCATCAAGAGGGAGCATTTGTCCTTAGAGTCTCCCTAGCCATCAAGTCTCCCTCTCATCTATATAGAACTGACAAAGAGTCCAGTCTCCCCTACAAGACTTGAGCAACCTTGCATGCAACCGTTCGTAGCTTATCTAGCTTCTCTTTACTACGTGGTGGGCTCAAGGGACGGGCCACGTGGGCCGACTGTGAGAGGCCTTATCATACTTATCCCAACCCTAAAGTGCAACCTCTtctatccttttttttaaagattttagCCGACCAACATATAGTTCATGACCAGGTCTATTGGCAGATTCTATAATTTCGAGGGCATAAGATAAAATTAGTGACATAGACTCTTtagactaaatattttttactcttaatatagcatataattatttatcctCCAAAGTAATACAGTTAAACATCACTAACAAGTATTAACTCGTACGAGTTAACTTGCAACAATGCAATATAGACTCAggttataaattttgataaataatatTGGCACTAAtcgaaaactaaaataaagaatGGATGAAGAATAattgaataaacaaaaataattaatgattaaaactttttaatttgtgtacttacgatgttaaaaaataaactacgataaaaagaCCTTAAGATAAACTCTaatattaagttttaaattttggctagtGAAGAAGCCAACAAGTAAATGATAAAGCTACTAACTTCAACCACTGCAGCTCCTGCTCCATGAACTAGCCACCGGTGTCGGTGAGGTCTCTTCCTCCTTGCTTCACCTTCTTCAAGTGATGGCAAAGTGTCTTCGCCTTTTATCTACTTCAACACGATTTTTTCATGCCACCAATGCCAACCCTACCCGACTCCAAAACCGCGACTTCAGCGGAGCCGTCATCAACCTCACACCGTCTCCCATGGTCATGCATCTAAGTTCTAACCCTGACAAACTCCCCCTTCTACTATCCCCAACCTTGAAAACTTAATCAAGAGGGTTGCATTCTTTTGGAAGGTGAAgatgcaaataaaatattttttgatttttacgataattatttaattgtgtagctgataaaattaactaatataaaaaaataaaaaatctacttgagaaagatgagatgatgaatttatgtatataaacttttctGAACACATGATTTATTAGTTTggtaagcataaaaaaaatctaagaaaaatgTGTGTAAATGAACGCAACTGAGATCCTCTACCATGCTGGGAGTTTGTTGCCGCAAATGACATTTTAGGTGCATGAACCAGGTCTATGCATCGCACGCGGTTTTACTGCTCACACATGCCACGTGGACACCCCATGCAAAGATATTTACTTCCGGCAGCGAGCGGGCAGCCGTCCGGCGGGGCAAAATTCTCATCGGTTTTCGAGCGGTTCGACGTGCGCGCCAGGGGGTACGTGGGTCGCGCCCATTggctgggccgccgcctccgatcGGTCACGAGCTCCCGCGGCTCGGTCCCCGGCGAGCATCGCCATGCCTGCATGCGCGCGCAAGCAGCAGGGAGGAGAATACGTCCAGCGGCGAGGCCTCACGGGCGGGCCAGGGGCGCGGCCGCTGGCCGTGTCGTTTCCCGCCATGGCTCACGTGCTCCCACGCCTCGCTCCCCGCTATATAGCCAGCCCGGCCACCGTGTGTGCCACCTCGCCTCCGTTGTTGTTGGTCTTGCGCAGCTGGGAGAGATGGCATTGAGAGTGAGCGTCGCGGCGATGTCGGTGCTGGTGCTGCTCGTGGtggccggcacggcggcggcgtcgtcgtgcccggcgacgccgccagACACGGGGGCGACGCTGCAGGTGTCGCACGCGTTCGGGCCGTGCTCGCCGCtggggaaggaggcggcggcgccgtcgtgggCGGGGTTCCTCGCGGACCAGGCGGCGCGCGACGCGTCGAGGCTGCTGTACCTCGACTCGCTGGCGGTGAAGGGCCGCGCGTACGCGCCGATCGCGTCGGGGAGGCAGCTGCTGCAGACGCCGACGTACGTGGTGCGCGCCCGCCTCGGCACGCCCGCGCAGCAgctgctcctcgccgtcgacacCAGCAACGACGCCGCCTGGATCCCCTGCTCCGGCTGCGCGGGTTGCCCCACCTCGTCGCCGTTCAACCCGGCGGCGTCCACCTCCTACCGCCCGGTGCCCTGCGGCTCGCCGCAGTGCGTGCTGGCGCCCAACCCGTCGTGCTCGCCCAACAGCAAGTCCTGCGGCTTCAGCCTCTCCTACGCCGACTCCTCGCTCCAGGCCGCGCTGTCCCAGGacaccctcgccgtcgccaccgacgTCGTCAAGACCTACACCTTCGGCTGCTTGCAGAGGGCTaccggcacggcggcgccgccgcagggCCTCCTCGGGCTCGGCCGCGGGCCGCTCTCCTTCCTGTCTCAGACCAAGGACATGTACGATGCCACCTTCTCCTACTGCCTCCCGAGCTTCAAGTCGCTCAACTTCTCCGGCACGCTCCGGCTCGGCCGGAAGGGCCAACCGCAGCGGATCAAGACGACGCCGCTGCTCGCCAACGCGCACCGCTCGTCGCTCTACTACGTCAACATGACCGGCATCCGCGTGGGGAAGAAGGTGGTGTCCGTCCCGTCGTCCGCGCTGGCGTTCGACCCGGCGACCGGCGCTGGCACGGTGCTCGACTCGGGGACGATGTTCACCCGCCTGGTGGCGCCGGTGTACCTGTCCCTGCGCGACgaggtccgccgccgcgtcggggCCCCGGTGTCCTCCCTCGGCGGGTTCGACACGTGCTACAACACCACGGTGGCGTGGCCGCCGGTGACCCTCCTGTTCGACGGCATGCAGGTGACGCTGCCGGAGGAGAACGTGGTGATCCACAGCACGTACGGCACCACCAGCTGCCTGGccatggcgccggcgcccgacGGCCTCAACACGGTGCTCAACGTCATCGCgagcatgcagcagcagaacCACCGCGTCCTCTTCGACGTGCCAAACGGCCGCGTCGGGTTCTCGCGCGAGCGCTGCACCACAGCCTagtcgccggcgcggccgccgccgtctcgccgtTGGTCCAATTCTTTGTAGCTTACTGAGCTAGCTTATCAGGTGAAGAATGTTTCAGTGGTTTACTTAATCTGGCTTCATTAATTAGGTCTTGATATGAGATCAGTGAAGTGTGAGCTTCGTTTATGATGTTTAGGAGCTGGATTAGTTCAGTTAATCCCCATGTTTAATGTAGTAGCAACATGATGTTTAAGAGAAGTTGGGCCGTGCCATTGCTTCTTGATTTTGAATTGGCCaccaataaaacaaaattcaaatagGCTTCAATCCAGTGGTCGAAGGCCCAAAAGTGCAAAAGTACAGCCCGGTATCTGCAGAAATCTTTAACTGGACCTGCCCACATTACATCCTCACTGGGCCGAAAGCTACTTTGGGCCAGTCCAATTCTCATATTCGATTCGTGATCGGCTGAATGCGCCGTGCGAAAATGAAATGAGACCTGGAGCTTCGGCTAGCTGCAGCTTATCTCTGGAAGTTACAAGTTTTACTAAACAACTCATATTCTGGTAATATGAAATTatagaatctagaaaataaactaaaagcCGAAAGCTGGGAAACTCAGTTTTTACATATCATGAGAAATCGGCTTCTCGTCAGCTACTTCTGGTAATCTTAAGCTATTCAACCAGACTCATGTAACTGCAGCCGTGAAGTTGCATCTGGCAAAGCATCCAGTAAACATCCGTACCATGCAACTGCATGTCCATCATCTCTTCTGTTGACGccaaaattaatcaattattgtgTCCCTATACTAAAGCCTATCTGGCAGCGATTTCTCGTATATAATCCCTTGTCCCGTGCTTACCTATCCGTGCTTATTGCAATCTGATGAGGAAGGAGCATGTCACAAGCATACCACAGAGACTTCAGAGAGATTTTTCAAACTCAGCTCGAGCCATGACACGAACAAACGTTTGTTAGTTGTAGTAACAGTATTCCCAATATTGACGAATATACTGAGAGTTCTACTGGTTAGGCTATCCATGTTTAAATCTTAGAGTTGATATGAGTGCTCATATTTATAGCTAGATCCGTTGGCTGTTGGCAGTGGGATATCCGTAATGGTTAGCCCAGTCTTCGGTCTTTGAAGATACTAAGAGTATTTTCAGCAGATATTTTTATCTCATTCTCcattttaaatatagagtatgtaaaaaaaatattgctctGGCAAATACTCTATCTCattctcaaaaaataaaacatcattaaaattgaaaagagatacttcatatttatatattttctccgCTCACTTTATATCTCAACGACCAATGTCAAAAATAGAAATCAATAACAACAAGCATGAGAGAAGAtggttgtaaaatattaataatatatatgaatgatgtAATATAAATGTCCGGTTGGCGTGATAACTAATACAAagagaatttattttaaatgattacaCAAATGGATGATCAAACTTAGATAAGCTAGTGAAAATGCTTTTATAAGGATAGGATGTATGCTTGTATTTGCGCTGTTTTCGGAACCAGAAAAAAGATGTTCCTATCATTGAAAACTCAAAGGCACAGGGGGATTCAAATTTCActaggtacaatagcagactgtAAGCcaattataagcatattttaaagagataagaataaaatagataagaagagagaagagagattggctactaatttataaccagctacatacggactctaagacaaaaatatgtatatgatatatgagaccatgtattaatgttttatagataactattatattaattagctattagactatactattaaactcgCTATCAACTGCATGCATCGCCTCCTCGGAGTATTGCTGTTCACCTGTCAAACCTGCAATCATCTTTGCAACTTTGCTCAAAAGCTTTCACCGGCGCAGctgccagcagcagcagcagcgttgCCCGAGGCGGCGTTCCTGCCTGGCTTTGCAACAGCGTGGTCTCCTCCTCCTAGCTGCGTGTTGCTGCTTGCTCTCTTCTGAAGCCACGAGCCCTTCGCTTCGCTTTGCCATTGCCACATGCCAGTACTCACTtcttcccaaaataaatcaatttttcattttttatctttaatttttgactcttcattttatttaatttttttgcgattgatatttttatctttattagatgataaattatgaatagtactttacgtgtgactaattttttttctaattttttaaatttttttaaattaaatggATGATCAAACTTTAGACACGGAAGCCGAAACGGAAGCCgaagaatttgtttttttatagaggGAGTGCTTTTTGGCTTTGAGGACCGGCACAGTTTTGGCCTCGGGGACGACgaaaagcagcagcagcagcagcagaagaagcAACTGCGGTTCAGCAGTTGCACGCAGGACTGCTCCGGCTTGACGGCAGGGTCGAGATGGGTAgtcaaaaaagcaaaaaaagagTCTTGCTGCAGTACTTCCTCCGTATCAGAATAGAGCAAGTATTTATAGGCTTGGACATATGTATTAGAAAAATGCATACTCCAtctgtttaaaaatatatgtatttttagaatttaagttttttattatataagtatttctacaTCAATTCTCATGATTTCagtcatttttattatttcgGAGGAGTTAATCAGATGcttagaaaaataatctaaccaatttaaaatttgaaaaatgatcACTTAAATAACTAAAAGAGAATCTTTCACCATTTCCTTAATCTATGAtaacaacttaaaaataactatattttggaatggatttAGTACAAATACTAAGATGAATGTTATGATTCTTTGATAGAAGAACGTAAAAGGAGAAATTAAATAGAGAATAATTATGACTGATTAAGATGAGTGggtaaataaagaaataactattatattttgagacatggattgttttgcatgggTTTGttacgatatatttgcaaatatttgcaaatgaatgataatttataaataaaagttatatatgtgtattcttagtaatttaaaaatcaaagttagaaaataaactttagtgaaagTGGAAAGATAGGGACCGTTGAAATAGAAAtagctctatttttaaaacgTGTGATCAGTAGTATAGAGCACGGTATACTGTGCACTtgtgcagctgcagcagccatACGGAAGGTACAATGTCGCTTTTGCACGGCGTATGTCGTACGTAGGCTACGCTCCCAAATCTGGgccagcatgcatgcatgcctatGATGATTAGTATTATTGTGTGCCCGCCATATCTTTCATGCATTGTTCGGTACGTCATTAGGGAAAGAGACACGGATCTAATCAGATTATCAGTCTGTTTCTCCCTTTCAGTTTCAAACTGACACTAAACTCCTCAATGTTTTCTGCCTTTTTCTTATCTTTGCGATTAAATCTTCTCAGAGTTTTGCAACTATTCGGCCATTCCGGCTTGTGTGAAGAGCTTTGTTTGGGGAGCATCTTCAGACTCTCTAGCACTTCTAAACAGTAAAGGgacgattgtttggcttttttatgaccaaatgacatatttatgaataaaaaataatttgtgaatagaatttttatatatgtattcttagtgatcaaaaagccaagactgtaaaat includes:
- the LOC102716891 gene encoding aspartyl protease 25 yields the protein MALRVSVAAMSVLVLLVVAGTAAASSCPATPPDTGATLQVSHAFGPCSPLGKEAAAPSWAGFLADQAARDASRLLYLDSLAVKGRAYAPIASGRQLLQTPTYVVRARLGTPAQQLLLAVDTSNDAAWIPCSGCAGCPTSSPFNPAASTSYRPVPCGSPQCVLAPNPSCSPNSKSCGFSLSYADSSLQAALSQDTLAVATDVVKTYTFGCLQRATGTAAPPQGLLGLGRGPLSFLSQTKDMYDATFSYCLPSFKSLNFSGTLRLGRKGQPQRIKTTPLLANAHRSSLYYVNMTGIRVGKKVVSVPSSALAFDPATGAGTVLDSGTMFTRLVAPVYLSLRDEVRRRVGAPVSSLGGFDTCYNTTVAWPPVTLLFDGMQVTLPEENVVIHSTYGTTSCLAMAPAPDGLNTVLNVIASMQQQNHRVLFDVPNGRVGFSRERCTTA